In the Chlorobium limicola DSM 245 genome, one interval contains:
- a CDS encoding alpha/beta hydrolase, whose protein sequence is MHKLLNAIRRRWLLLLISGIVPATLFFILKPRNLPKLVSYPHPAEGYASAARRAENFGVQGKKLMNPLCRLEMMSHKRKTSRAVILVHGYTSCPQQFHELGKRFFELGDNVLIAPLPHHGLAYRLTEDQARLGAEELAAYADEVVDIARGLGDRVVMIGISAGGVTTAWAAQYRSDIDLAVIISPAFGFKEIPVPLTAAVMNMYSLLPDSWSWWDENLKENVPPAYAYPRYSRRALTEILRLGFVVEQAAGKHPPAAKKIVMVFNPNDGSISNERTLQIVERWKAQQATVDSFTFDASLNLGHDIIDPNQPDQKVDIVYPKLIELCGGE, encoded by the coding sequence ATGCACAAACTATTGAACGCCATACGCCGGCGATGGTTACTGCTGCTTATTTCCGGAATCGTTCCGGCGACCCTTTTTTTTATCCTGAAACCAAGGAACCTTCCGAAGCTCGTCTCATATCCGCATCCCGCTGAAGGCTATGCTTCGGCGGCTCGCCGTGCCGAAAATTTCGGCGTTCAGGGAAAGAAACTGATGAATCCGCTTTGCCGGCTCGAAATGATGTCCCATAAACGGAAAACCTCGCGTGCCGTCATACTTGTTCACGGTTATACGAGTTGTCCGCAACAGTTTCATGAGCTTGGAAAACGTTTTTTCGAGCTTGGAGATAATGTGCTGATCGCTCCGCTCCCGCATCATGGGTTGGCTTATCGCTTGACGGAAGATCAGGCCCGGCTCGGCGCGGAAGAACTGGCGGCTTATGCCGATGAGGTTGTCGATATCGCCCGGGGTTTGGGAGATCGGGTAGTGATGATAGGCATATCCGCGGGGGGCGTAACTACGGCCTGGGCTGCGCAGTACCGCAGTGATATCGACCTTGCCGTGATCATCTCTCCGGCGTTCGGGTTCAAGGAGATTCCCGTTCCGCTGACTGCCGCAGTCATGAACATGTACTCCCTGTTGCCGGATTCATGGAGCTGGTGGGACGAGAATCTGAAAGAGAACGTTCCGCCGGCTTACGCCTATCCCCGCTATTCAAGGCGTGCACTTACCGAAATTCTGCGCCTCGGCTTCGTGGTCGAGCAGGCTGCCGGGAAGCATCCTCCCGCCGCTAAAAAGATCGTCATGGTCTTTAACCCCAACGATGGCTCCATCAGCAATGAACGTACCCTGCAGATCGTCGAACGCTGGAAGGCGCAACAGGCAACCGTCGATTCCTTTACGTTTGACGCATCCCTGAATCTCGGCCACGACATCATCGATCCCAACCAGCCGGATCAGAAGGTCGATATCGTCTATCCGAAGCTGATCGAGCTTTGCGGGGGAGAGTGA
- the dsbD gene encoding protein-disulfide reductase DsbD translates to MLHRTISISGFLLFWLIAFSSNGFGTAFLDPGQAFRLKAELTSSGSVVLDWAIADGYKLYRDQVKVSLEKGDAELRIPGLPAGESVTDPSTKERMEVYHDNLRIEVPVVRAAGEFTLKVVYQGCAEDGVCYPPFTRTVTIDPAKPGVLNVVEDPETGGFGGFAVTEDVPVDSLPAAREKKAGDDFSYSQSLLKSRSLLKIGFFFLIFGLALSFTPCILPMIPILSSIIVGDGCYGRGRSFMLAVAYSLGMALVYTLLGVAAGLAGEGLAGALQQPWVLGMFALLLVVLALSMFDVYQLQIPGIMQSSIAKTCGKLKGGQIAGVFLMGSLSALIVGPCVAAPLAGTLVYISQTRHVVIGGLALFSMAMGMSMPLLLVGLSAGTLLPKAGAWMNGVKYLFGLMLIGVAIWMVSPVIPGPLALLFWGALAMLCAVFLHLFDSLPEQSSIAMKFGKALGIVLLVIGILELAGAAAGGTNPLEPLAPFGSGAGGRTSAEEAGLKFTRIRSYAELDAALASAEKPVMLDFYADWCVSCKELEHFTFNDPAVCKQLETMTLLQVDVTANTPDDIALMKRFGIFGPPAIIFFDASGNEIPGSRVVGFVEAKPFLDHLDLYLTRNLP, encoded by the coding sequence ATGTTACATCGTACGATATCGATATCCGGATTTCTGCTTTTTTGGCTGATTGCCTTTTCCTCCAACGGATTCGGTACGGCATTTCTCGATCCCGGACAAGCCTTCAGGCTGAAAGCCGAACTTACGTCGTCGGGTTCCGTCGTGCTCGACTGGGCGATAGCCGACGGGTACAAACTCTACAGAGACCAGGTAAAGGTGAGTCTCGAAAAAGGCGATGCCGAACTGCGCATACCCGGGCTGCCGGCGGGGGAGTCGGTTACCGATCCTTCGACGAAAGAACGGATGGAGGTCTATCACGATAACCTTCGCATCGAAGTGCCTGTTGTCAGGGCTGCCGGCGAATTTACCTTGAAGGTAGTCTATCAGGGGTGCGCCGAAGACGGGGTCTGTTACCCCCCGTTTACCCGAACCGTCACCATCGATCCGGCAAAACCCGGGGTGCTGAACGTCGTCGAAGATCCTGAAACCGGCGGCTTCGGAGGCTTTGCCGTTACGGAAGATGTGCCAGTCGATAGCCTGCCGGCAGCACGGGAGAAAAAGGCCGGCGATGATTTCTCCTATTCGCAATCCCTTCTCAAGAGCCGAAGCCTCCTGAAAATCGGCTTTTTCTTTCTGATTTTCGGCCTGGCGCTCTCCTTTACGCCCTGCATTCTGCCGATGATCCCCATTCTTTCCTCGATTATTGTTGGAGACGGCTGTTACGGACGAGGGCGCAGTTTCATGCTCGCCGTAGCCTACAGCCTCGGCATGGCGCTGGTTTACACCCTGCTTGGCGTCGCAGCCGGACTTGCCGGTGAAGGGCTTGCCGGAGCCCTGCAGCAACCCTGGGTGCTCGGGATGTTCGCGCTTTTGCTTGTGGTACTTGCCCTTTCGATGTTCGATGTTTACCAGCTGCAGATACCCGGCATCATGCAGAGCAGCATAGCCAAAACCTGCGGCAAACTCAAAGGCGGCCAGATTGCCGGAGTGTTCCTTATGGGATCCCTTTCCGCGCTGATCGTCGGACCCTGCGTTGCCGCTCCGCTTGCCGGCACCCTGGTCTATATCAGCCAGACCCGCCACGTGGTGATCGGCGGGCTCGCGCTCTTCTCCATGGCGATGGGCATGAGCATGCCGCTGCTGCTGGTCGGGCTTTCCGCAGGAACCCTGCTTCCGAAAGCCGGCGCATGGATGAACGGAGTCAAATACCTCTTCGGGCTTATGCTTATTGGCGTGGCGATCTGGATGGTCTCTCCGGTGATTCCCGGTCCTCTGGCGCTGCTTTTCTGGGGAGCTTTAGCCATGCTCTGTGCGGTTTTTCTGCACCTGTTCGACTCGCTGCCTGAACAATCGTCCATCGCCATGAAGTTCGGCAAAGCGCTTGGTATTGTCCTGCTCGTTATCGGCATCCTCGAACTGGCCGGAGCCGCCGCAGGCGGAACCAATCCCCTCGAACCGCTTGCACCTTTCGGCTCAGGTGCGGGGGGCAGAACATCTGCTGAGGAGGCGGGACTGAAGTTCACTCGTATCCGTTCCTATGCCGAGCTCGACGCCGCGCTTGCATCGGCGGAAAAACCGGTCATGCTCGACTTCTACGCCGACTGGTGCGTCTCCTGCAAGGAGCTGGAACATTTTACCTTCAATGACCCGGCCGTGTGCAAACAGCTCGAAACCATGACCCTCCTGCAGGTTGATGTAACCGCCAACACCCCCGACGACATAGCTCTCATGAAGCGGTTCGGCATATTCGGCCCTCCCGCCATCATTTTCTTCGACGCTTCCGGCAACGAGATCCCCGGCAGCAGGGTCGTCGGGTTCGTCGAAGCAAAACCCTTTCTCGATCATCTTGACCTGTATTTAACCCGGAATTTACCGTAA
- a CDS encoding TlpA family protein disulfide reductase gives MQLFRSILIAGALAITMHALPALDAVAKKPVRKTALKTWLAPEFSAKSVQGGAVSSRTLAGKGYIVNFFGSWCPYCRKEIPDMAALQEKYEKKGFTFIGMAYRDNEQSMPDFIREQGINYPVVMADEAILDSFGRHVSGGVRSVPALFAINRDGRLLSVIIGAQTQEEFERIITETMKKPVR, from the coding sequence ATGCAACTATTTCGATCGATCCTGATTGCCGGCGCTCTTGCGATTACGATGCACGCACTTCCTGCGCTGGACGCCGTCGCCAAAAAACCCGTTCGGAAAACCGCACTGAAAACCTGGCTTGCGCCGGAGTTTTCGGCAAAAAGCGTTCAAGGCGGTGCGGTTTCGAGCCGGACGCTTGCCGGTAAAGGATACATTGTTAACTTTTTCGGATCCTGGTGTCCATACTGCCGTAAAGAGATTCCCGATATGGCGGCCCTGCAGGAGAAATATGAGAAAAAGGGGTTTACCTTTATCGGGATGGCCTATAGGGATAATGAGCAGTCCATGCCCGATTTCATCCGGGAGCAAGGCATCAATTACCCCGTCGTCATGGCTGACGAGGCCATACTCGACAGCTTCGGACGACATGTTTCGGGAGGGGTGAGATCCGTTCCGGCGCTTTTCGCCATAAACCGCGATGGACGCCTGCTTTCGGTTATCATCGGAGCCCAGACACAAGAGGAGTTCGAGCGTATCATTACTGAAACCATGAAAAAGCCTGTCCGGTAG
- a CDS encoding cupin domain-containing protein, with protein MIRDCFVRKTQFPISKVLSAIVISVLLAVFQLPDDSLHAEEYRNVTVRKVLVTGTTSDGKKVRYPRTNDAEVTVLVVDVPPGGSTGWHYHPVPVYAYMLEGELAVEMENGTVNLFRKGDAIIEMVDTAHNGYNPGNEKASLVVFYTGAAGVPNVVKEKTPELEGQR; from the coding sequence ATGATACGTGATTGTTTTGTACGGAAAACGCAGTTCCCGATCAGCAAAGTACTTTCGGCAATCGTTATTTCTGTTCTGCTTGCTGTTTTCCAATTGCCGGACGACTCCCTGCATGCCGAAGAGTATCGGAACGTGACGGTCAGAAAGGTGCTCGTTACAGGAACAACCAGTGACGGGAAAAAAGTGAGGTATCCCCGGACGAACGATGCGGAAGTTACCGTCCTCGTAGTCGATGTGCCACCAGGAGGTTCTACGGGCTGGCACTACCATCCGGTACCGGTTTATGCCTATATGCTTGAAGGCGAGCTTGCCGTCGAAATGGAGAACGGAACAGTCAATCTGTTTCGTAAAGGCGACGCAATAATCGAGATGGTCGATACAGCGCACAACGGCTACAACCCCGGAAACGAAAAGGCGAGCCTTGTCGTATTCTATACCGGTGCGGCAGGCGTGCCGAATGTCGTAAAAGAGAAGACGCCTGAACTCGAAGGGCAGCGCTGA
- a CDS encoding AAA family ATPase, which yields MKILSLRFKNLNSLAGEWFIDFTAPEYVSDGIFAITGPTGSGKTTILDAISLALYGQTPRLEKVNMSGNEVMSRHTGECFAEVVFEAGSGRYRCHWSQHRARRNPQGLLQAQKHEISDETTGKIIESKLQDTLAAVVECTGMDFLQFTRSMLLAQGGFAAFLQAPPDERSPVLEQITGTEIYSAISIKVHERNRLEQLKLDALREECSGIRLLGEDELAEAVFALKDREEQEDGIAGLKSKSEEALRWLRQITVMKAGLAGMEEEFRELRSREERFYPDRQRLEKAMQASRFEPAYTAVMQLRQLQDRDLLDKTVAERELERSKAVFEERAGEFRVAEKRLLLLKEEETALAGVIRVVRALDLQISAGEERRFQSESALNVLQKRIAASEGQLAEAERELLSERKKMEDAERYLSEHEADGGLATSLSGIEEKVRQCQATETAELDARKVRNDASKRLEKAAIALRELMPATAGARKDFDSCLYLQTELAGQLEGLLEGSSLSELRSETARIQERIRALEILQARLMQLAGFEERILTVRQALRSAEAELKHNSFELDRISLLQRKEEQIVEGLQREAELHGKIRSLEDERRMLQEGLPCPLCGSIHHPFVGEDLPDADMAADALRQGRLSLHERALEITGLRVAAARLETEIRQLHGQRDELRKSIETDLQWCRHSAGTLSIEGEPSVENIDAILDKHRLLSVKLSDRLAAAERIEGAHTAAAQEEKNFQQRLTEALRQQESAGYALKTAETEAARAGESEALAGEKRKTADAVLNLELADYAIAAGDGLSYPDVLRQLHSRLERRQEVELRKDAARQRITVLEGFRSVQQELLKTNREDCLQKETAYAAEGAALAGLQRQREGLFGSKNPDAEEGRAAEVARLAEEVLEEVRSAREVASRRIVTLSERVAMLGASSAERSVMISERQALLEHELSGGGFESLERFLSARLDRHEFERLEKQAGALAARRLELETLKGERLGKLLQEEERALTDSSEEVLCEELERFSASLGTLRSDIAALKIRLQEHERSALLLREKTSALAAQQIECARWSSLNELIGSSDGKKFRNFAQGLTFEIMIGHANRQLAGMTDRYLLVRSAAHPLALDVIDTWQAGEVRSTKNLSGGESFIVSLALALGLSHMSSRNVRVDSLFLDEGFGTLDEESLDTALKTLSGLHQNGKIIGIISHVPALKERIAARIRVHPVSGGRSRLSGPGVIEGNG from the coding sequence ATGAAAATTCTCTCTTTACGCTTTAAAAATCTGAACTCCCTTGCAGGAGAGTGGTTCATCGACTTTACCGCGCCCGAGTACGTATCGGACGGTATATTTGCCATTACCGGACCGACAGGTTCGGGCAAAACCACCATTCTCGATGCGATTTCGCTTGCTCTGTACGGTCAGACTCCGCGGCTTGAAAAGGTCAATATGAGCGGTAACGAAGTCATGTCGAGGCACACGGGGGAGTGTTTTGCCGAAGTGGTGTTCGAAGCCGGAAGCGGCCGTTACCGGTGCCACTGGTCGCAGCACCGTGCCCGCAGAAACCCGCAGGGTTTACTGCAGGCTCAGAAGCATGAAATTTCGGACGAGACGACAGGAAAGATCATCGAATCGAAACTGCAGGATACCCTTGCGGCGGTTGTGGAGTGCACGGGAATGGATTTTCTCCAGTTCACGCGATCCATGCTGCTGGCTCAGGGTGGATTTGCGGCTTTTCTGCAGGCTCCTCCGGATGAGCGCTCTCCTGTGCTCGAGCAGATCACCGGAACTGAAATCTACTCGGCCATTTCCATAAAAGTACACGAACGAAACCGTCTTGAGCAGCTGAAACTCGATGCTCTCAGGGAGGAGTGTTCCGGCATCCGACTTCTGGGCGAAGACGAACTTGCCGAAGCCGTATTCGCTTTGAAAGACAGGGAGGAGCAGGAGGACGGAATCGCCGGCCTGAAAAGCAAGAGCGAGGAGGCGCTCCGATGGCTCCGCCAGATTACCGTCATGAAAGCCGGACTGGCCGGTATGGAGGAGGAGTTCCGGGAGCTTCGGAGCCGTGAGGAGCGGTTTTATCCCGATCGGCAGCGGCTTGAAAAGGCCATGCAAGCCTCACGTTTCGAGCCGGCATATACCGCCGTCATGCAACTCCGTCAGCTTCAGGATCGGGATCTTCTGGATAAAACCGTTGCGGAACGTGAGCTGGAGCGCTCGAAAGCGGTTTTTGAAGAGCGTGCCGGAGAGTTTCGGGTGGCGGAAAAGAGGCTGCTGCTGCTGAAAGAAGAGGAGACGGCACTCGCGGGAGTTATTCGCGTCGTCAGGGCGCTTGATCTGCAGATATCGGCAGGGGAGGAACGACGCTTTCAGTCCGAAAGTGCCTTGAATGTTCTGCAGAAAAGAATTGCCGCTTCCGAAGGGCAGCTTGCCGAAGCGGAACGCGAGCTGCTGTCTGAACGGAAAAAAATGGAGGATGCCGAACGGTATCTTTCGGAACATGAAGCCGACGGCGGACTTGCGACGTCGCTGAGCGGCATCGAAGAGAAGGTTCGGCAGTGCCAGGCCACTGAAACTGCCGAACTGGATGCGCGTAAAGTGCGCAATGATGCCTCGAAACGGCTTGAAAAAGCCGCAATTGCCCTTCGGGAGCTGATGCCGGCGACTGCCGGGGCCCGGAAGGATTTCGACAGTTGTCTGTACCTCCAAACGGAACTTGCCGGTCAGCTTGAAGGGCTTCTCGAGGGCAGTAGCCTCAGCGAACTGCGATCGGAAACTGCACGGATTCAGGAACGGATCCGGGCTCTGGAAATCCTTCAGGCGAGGCTGATGCAGCTCGCAGGTTTCGAAGAGCGCATCCTCACGGTGCGGCAGGCTCTCAGGAGTGCGGAAGCGGAACTGAAACACAACTCCTTTGAACTCGACAGGATATCGCTGCTTCAGCGCAAGGAGGAACAGATCGTCGAGGGACTTCAGCGAGAGGCGGAACTTCATGGTAAAATCAGGTCACTTGAGGATGAACGCCGGATGTTGCAGGAGGGCTTGCCCTGTCCTCTTTGCGGTTCCATACACCACCCATTTGTCGGAGAAGATCTGCCCGACGCGGATATGGCAGCCGATGCGCTTCGGCAGGGTCGTCTTTCCCTGCATGAGAGAGCCCTTGAGATCACCGGACTGCGGGTTGCGGCGGCACGTCTGGAGACGGAGATCCGGCAGCTCCATGGTCAGCGCGACGAACTGCGCAAGTCCATCGAGACTGATCTGCAATGGTGCCGCCACTCTGCCGGAACGCTTTCGATAGAGGGGGAACCCTCGGTGGAAAACATTGACGCAATACTCGACAAACATCGTCTTCTCTCCGTAAAACTTTCGGACAGGCTTGCCGCTGCGGAGCGGATAGAGGGGGCCCATACTGCGGCAGCTCAGGAGGAAAAAAACTTCCAGCAGCGGCTGACGGAGGCCTTGCGGCAGCAGGAGAGTGCCGGTTATGCGCTGAAAACGGCCGAAACGGAAGCCGCGAGGGCCGGGGAAAGTGAAGCCCTGGCCGGGGAAAAACGCAAAACCGCCGATGCAGTCCTGAATCTGGAGCTTGCGGATTACGCAATAGCTGCGGGAGACGGTCTGTCGTATCCTGACGTCCTGCGCCAGCTGCATTCTCGTCTTGAGCGGCGGCAGGAGGTTGAGTTACGCAAAGATGCTGCCAGGCAGCGAATAACGGTTCTCGAGGGGTTTCGCTCAGTCCAGCAGGAGTTGCTGAAAACGAACCGTGAGGATTGTCTTCAGAAGGAAACGGCTTATGCTGCCGAAGGGGCGGCCCTGGCAGGGCTGCAGCGCCAGCGCGAAGGGTTGTTCGGATCGAAAAATCCCGACGCGGAGGAGGGTCGCGCGGCAGAGGTTGCCAGGCTTGCCGAAGAAGTGCTCGAAGAGGTGAGGAGCGCGCGGGAGGTGGCTTCTCGGCGAATTGTTACCCTTTCTGAAAGAGTCGCCATGCTCGGAGCTTCTTCTGCAGAACGCTCCGTCATGATTTCTGAGCGGCAGGCCCTGCTTGAGCATGAACTTTCAGGAGGCGGTTTTGAAAGCCTTGAACGTTTTCTTTCGGCCCGGCTCGACAGACATGAATTTGAACGGCTTGAAAAACAGGCGGGAGCGCTTGCCGCGCGACGCCTCGAGCTCGAAACCCTGAAAGGCGAACGGCTGGGCAAATTGCTGCAGGAGGAGGAGCGCGCGCTGACCGACAGTTCCGAGGAAGTGCTGTGTGAAGAACTTGAACGTTTTTCGGCCAGTCTCGGTACGCTCCGTTCGGATATTGCCGCCCTGAAGATCAGGCTGCAGGAGCATGAGCGTTCAGCCCTCCTGCTGCGCGAAAAAACCTCCGCGCTTGCCGCACAGCAGATCGAATGTGCCCGGTGGTCGTCGCTGAACGAGCTTATCGGCTCTTCGGATGGCAAGAAGTTCCGCAATTTCGCGCAGGGTCTTACCTTCGAGATCATGATCGGCCACGCAAACCGTCAGCTTGCAGGAATGACAGACCGTTATCTGCTTGTCCGATCCGCCGCCCATCCGCTCGCGCTCGACGTGATCGACACCTGGCAGGCCGGGGAGGTGCGCTCCACGAAAAACCTCTCCGGCGGCGAGAGCTTCATCGTGAGTCTGGCGCTTGCGCTCGGGCTTTCGCATATGTCGAGCCGGAATGTCCGGGTCGATTCGCTCTTTCTCGACGAAGGGTTCGGTACGCTTGACGAGGAGTCGCTCGACACCGCCCTGAAGACACTCTCAGGCCTCCATCAGAACGGCAAGATCATCGGTATCATCTCTCATGTCCCAGCCCTGAAGGAGCGCATAGCCGCCCGAATCCGCGTTCATCCGGTTTCCGGAGGCCGAAGCCGGCTTTCCGGCCCGGGCGTGATAGAGGGAAACGGGTAG